The following are encoded in a window of Bacillus xiapuensis genomic DNA:
- the thiT gene encoding energy-coupled thiamine transporter ThiT has translation MDRTRLVTMIEIAVMAGLAHILSYVKFEALWAFGGSISLVMVPVFLMAFRRGWKAGVTTGLIVGCLGLMFGGYIVHPIQLVLDYPLAFAVLGFAGIVSSKEALSAGKIIGGLLLGTLLRLLCHFISGIVWFGEAAPEDWPVALYSLAYNASYLIPEMLVTAVALVFLLNASPSFFKHHIQSVNRSASV, from the coding sequence ATGGATAGAACTAGATTGGTAACGATGATCGAAATAGCGGTCATGGCAGGTTTGGCGCACATTTTAAGCTATGTGAAGTTTGAAGCCTTGTGGGCCTTTGGCGGCTCCATTTCCCTTGTCATGGTTCCCGTTTTTTTGATGGCTTTTCGCCGCGGCTGGAAAGCGGGCGTTACTACGGGTTTAATCGTTGGATGCCTTGGATTGATGTTTGGAGGATATATCGTTCATCCGATTCAGCTCGTGCTCGATTATCCGCTGGCATTTGCCGTACTGGGCTTTGCCGGGATAGTTTCGTCAAAAGAGGCCTTAAGTGCAGGCAAGATCATTGGCGGATTGCTTCTCGGCACGCTTCTTCGATTGCTTTGCCATTTTATATCGGGCATTGTGTGGTTCGGTGAAGCAGCTCCGGAAGACTGGCCGGTCGCCTTATATTCACTTGCTTACAATGCTTCTTATTTAATTCCGGAAATGCTTGTTACGGCCGTAGCCTTAGTCTTTTTACTGAATGCCTCGCCAAGCTTCTTTAAGCATCATATTCAATCAGTCAATCGCTCAGCAAGCGTTTAA
- a CDS encoding exodeoxyribonuclease III — translation MKLVSWNVNGLRACVRKGFLDYFHAVDADLFCVQETKLQEGQIELNLKGYDQFWNYAEKKGYSGTAVFTKIPPLSVSYGIGEQEDEKEGRIITLEFANFFVVNVYTPNAKRDLSRLAERLNWEDRMRNYLKYLNEKKPVILCGDLNVAHQAIDLKNDRSNRGNSGFTDEERQKMSQLLEEGFVDTFRHFYPDRDDAYSWWSYMNKVRERNIGWRIDYFIVSEGLVPMLKDAAIHSHILGSDHCPVLLELRA, via the coding sequence ATGAAATTAGTATCTTGGAATGTCAATGGTTTGCGTGCTTGTGTTCGGAAAGGGTTTTTAGATTATTTTCATGCAGTCGATGCTGATCTCTTTTGTGTGCAGGAAACGAAGTTGCAGGAGGGACAGATTGAACTGAATTTGAAGGGGTATGATCAATTTTGGAATTATGCGGAGAAAAAAGGATATTCGGGAACGGCGGTGTTTACGAAAATTCCGCCTTTGTCGGTTTCATACGGGATAGGCGAACAGGAAGATGAAAAAGAAGGGCGAATTATTACACTGGAGTTTGCCAATTTTTTTGTCGTCAATGTATACACACCGAATGCTAAGCGGGATCTTTCAAGGCTGGCCGAACGATTGAATTGGGAAGATCGCATGCGGAATTACTTGAAATATTTAAATGAAAAAAAGCCTGTCATCCTCTGCGGGGATTTAAATGTTGCCCATCAGGCCATTGATTTAAAAAATGATCGATCCAACCGAGGAAACTCCGGCTTTACGGATGAAGAACGGCAGAAGATGAGTCAATTACTCGAGGAAGGGTTTGTCGATACTTTCCGTCACTTTTATCCAGATCGGGACGATGCTTATTCTTGGTGGTCGTATATGAATAAAGTGAGAGAAAGAAATATTGGCTGGCGCATTGATTACTTTATTGTTTCGGAAGGACTCGTCCCCATGCTTAAAGATGCGGCCATTCATTCTCACATTCTCGGCAGCGACCACTGCCCAGTCTTATTAGAGCTTAGAGCATGA
- a CDS encoding P-loop NTPase, producing the protein MLTKDQVLQALTGVHDPELHKSIVELNMVRNIQTEGQHVQLEVVLTIQGCPLKAKIQQDIEEALKAAGASSVSVTFGAMSAEERQALTASLKKEAVTETGMPKMLRPDSGVTFIAVTSGKGGVGKSTVTINLAAALARLGKRVGILDADIYGFSIPAMMQIEQKPTMIEQTAIPAVSNGVKVMSMGFFTNDNQPVMWRGPMLNKWIRNFLVNTHWGELDYLLLDLPPGTGDVAIDVAAMIPQAKEIIVTTPHSAASHVASRAGVMAKHTKHEILGVVENMAYYEDEDGHKKYLFGKGGGDALAKQLKAGVIARIPFAQPEENTGNSVYDEDSLVGEFFSNLAADIIYQT; encoded by the coding sequence ATGTTAACGAAGGATCAAGTTTTGCAAGCTCTTACCGGCGTACATGACCCGGAGCTTCATAAAAGCATCGTAGAATTAAATATGGTTAGAAACATACAAACAGAAGGTCAACATGTTCAGCTTGAAGTAGTTTTAACCATTCAGGGCTGCCCGCTAAAAGCGAAAATTCAGCAAGATATCGAAGAAGCGCTTAAAGCGGCTGGAGCATCCAGTGTATCCGTAACGTTTGGCGCAATGTCTGCTGAAGAACGCCAAGCATTAACGGCATCCCTAAAGAAAGAAGCCGTGACGGAAACGGGCATGCCGAAAATGCTGCGCCCGGATTCTGGCGTGACTTTCATCGCCGTAACAAGCGGCAAAGGCGGCGTAGGAAAATCAACCGTCACGATTAATCTTGCAGCAGCTTTAGCCAGATTAGGCAAACGAGTAGGGATTTTAGATGCGGATATCTACGGCTTCAGCATTCCGGCTATGATGCAAATTGAGCAGAAGCCGACTATGATTGAACAAACAGCCATTCCTGCAGTCAGCAACGGCGTGAAAGTCATGTCCATGGGCTTCTTTACCAATGATAATCAGCCGGTGATGTGGCGCGGTCCGATGCTGAATAAGTGGATCCGCAACTTTTTAGTGAACACGCATTGGGGAGAGCTGGACTACCTTCTTTTAGACCTTCCTCCTGGTACAGGAGATGTCGCCATTGATGTAGCAGCTATGATTCCCCAAGCGAAGGAGATCATTGTGACCACCCCTCACAGCGCTGCTTCCCATGTAGCTTCCAGAGCTGGTGTTATGGCCAAGCATACGAAGCATGAAATACTGGGGGTTGTTGAAAACATGGCGTATTATGAAGATGAAGACGGTCACAAAAAGTACTTATTCGGCAAGGGCGGCGGCGATGCGCTTGCTAAACAGTTGAAAGCCGGCGTCATTGCCCGGATTCCCTTTGCACAACCGGAAGAAAACACAGGGAACTCCGTATATGATGAAGATTCACTGGTCGGTGAATTCTTCAGTAATTTAGCGGCGGACATCATTTATCAGACCTGA
- a CDS encoding DUF1641 domain-containing protein, with protein sequence MAAPITAIHKHKLTDDEIKEQKLEDLKTLLSENEDALNQIFSIVGELNSIGALEAATKLLQAKEDVANIVLHQISREPVTNLINHLMGVAGVLTAMDPEMTKKLVNSLNSGMEEANQQVNNNEKISMFDLMKILKDPDVNRAVKFGVHFMKGLGKGLKE encoded by the coding sequence ATGGCCGCACCAATTACAGCGATTCATAAACATAAGCTGACAGATGATGAAATAAAGGAACAAAAGCTTGAAGATTTAAAAACACTCCTCTCAGAAAATGAAGATGCGTTAAATCAAATCTTCTCTATTGTGGGAGAGTTAAATAGTATAGGAGCGCTTGAAGCAGCCACTAAGCTGCTTCAAGCGAAAGAAGATGTGGCGAATATCGTTCTCCACCAAATTTCCCGTGAACCGGTAACCAATTTAATCAATCATTTAATGGGCGTAGCTGGAGTATTAACAGCGATGGATCCTGAAATGACAAAGAAATTAGTCAACAGTCTAAACTCAGGTATGGAAGAAGCCAATCAGCAAGTCAATAACAATGAAAAAATTAGCATGTTCGATCTGATGAAAATATTGAAGGATCCAGATGTTAACCGTGCTGTGAAATTTGGCGTTCACTTTATGAAGGGTCTAGGCAAGGGACTGAAAGAATAA
- the fdhF gene encoding formate dehydrogenase subunit alpha: MSLTCRFVVDFFVFKRRLLDLIDIKINGKEYSAKPGSTILEVINQNEIPHPQVCYVPEVDPIQTCDTCIVEVNGELVRSCSTKVESGMNIQLASSKAKEAQTEAMDRLLENHMLYCTVCDNNNGNCTLHNTVQMMEVEHQKYPYKPKVDPTEVDMSHPFYRYDPNQCIACGQCVEVCQNLQVNETLSIDWEAERPRVIWDEGVAINDSSCVSCGQCVTVCPCNALMEKSMLGEAGFMTGIKQDTLDPMIGLIKEVEPGYSGIFAVSEVEAAMRDKRTKKTKTVCTFCGVGCSFEVWTKDRKILKVQPSEGPVNAISTCVKGKFGWDFVNSKERLTKPLIRKNGAFVESSWEEALDVIADRLGAIHKEYGPGSTGFISSSKITNEENYLIQKMARQLFETNNVDNCSRYCQSPATDGLFRTVGMGGDAGTIKDIAKAGLVIIVGANPTEGHPVLATRVKRAHKLHGQKLIVADVRKHEMAERSDIFMRPKQGTDQVWLMAVTKYMIDQGWHDEQFIKENVNFFEEFKEVLNQYTLEYAEETTGISKETLIQVAEMIRDADGTCILWGMGVTQNTGGSDTSAAISNLLLATGNYRRPGAGAYPLRGHNNVQGACDMGTLPNLLPGYQSVTDDEARAKFEKAYDVKINPEPGLNNIQMLDAIEKGEMKAMYLVGEDMALVDCNANHVHEVLSKLDFFVVQDVFLSRTAQYADVVLPAAPSLEKEGTFTNTERRVQRLYQVLPPLGESKPDWFILQEVANRLGANWNYSHPSEIFAEMASLSPIFGEANYDVLEGWNSFCWGSLDGKNTPLLYTDGFNFPDKKARFALYDWVEPAEFPAEYDCHINNGRMLEHFHEGNMTNKSQGIQSKVPDIFVEVSPELAKERGLKDGSLVRLVSPYGAVKLNVLITDRVQGNELFLPMNSVNKDSAVNFLTGPAADHRTNTPAYKQTKVRMEVLKVEGKHPLPKTNPRNKKRHPQNGVEVERKWNRPGYVHLTTK; this comes from the coding sequence ATGTCATTGACATGCAGATTCGTGGTGGACTTTTTTGTGTTTAAAAGGAGGTTATTGGACTTGATCGATATTAAAATTAATGGAAAAGAATACTCGGCTAAACCGGGTTCCACCATTCTAGAGGTTATTAACCAAAATGAAATCCCTCATCCGCAAGTTTGTTATGTTCCGGAAGTGGATCCTATTCAAACTTGCGATACGTGCATAGTTGAAGTGAACGGTGAACTGGTCCGTTCTTGCTCAACGAAGGTAGAAAGCGGCATGAATATTCAATTAGCTTCTTCTAAAGCAAAAGAAGCGCAAACAGAAGCAATGGACCGCTTACTAGAGAACCATATGCTTTACTGTACCGTGTGCGACAATAATAACGGCAACTGTACGCTGCACAACACAGTCCAAATGATGGAAGTAGAGCATCAGAAATACCCTTACAAGCCGAAAGTGGATCCAACAGAAGTTGATATGTCCCATCCATTCTACCGCTACGACCCAAATCAATGTATTGCTTGTGGCCAATGTGTAGAGGTTTGTCAAAATCTTCAAGTAAATGAAACACTGTCCATCGATTGGGAAGCCGAACGTCCAAGAGTCATTTGGGATGAAGGCGTTGCGATCAATGATTCATCCTGTGTGAGCTGCGGCCAGTGTGTGACCGTTTGCCCTTGTAACGCACTTATGGAAAAATCGATGTTAGGTGAAGCTGGATTTATGACTGGAATAAAGCAAGATACGCTTGATCCGATGATCGGTTTAATCAAAGAAGTTGAACCGGGATACAGCGGCATTTTTGCAGTGTCTGAGGTTGAAGCAGCCATGCGTGACAAACGGACGAAAAAGACAAAAACCGTTTGTACTTTCTGCGGTGTTGGCTGCTCCTTCGAAGTGTGGACAAAAGACCGCAAAATTCTTAAAGTCCAGCCATCCGAAGGTCCGGTTAATGCCATTTCTACTTGTGTGAAGGGTAAATTCGGCTGGGATTTCGTCAACTCCAAAGAGCGTCTAACGAAACCGCTTATTCGGAAGAACGGCGCATTTGTTGAATCCAGCTGGGAGGAAGCACTAGACGTAATCGCTGACCGACTAGGCGCTATTCACAAAGAATATGGTCCGGGATCAACAGGCTTCATTTCTTCTTCTAAAATCACGAACGAAGAAAACTATTTAATTCAAAAAATGGCCAGACAGTTATTTGAAACAAACAATGTCGATAACTGTTCGCGCTACTGCCAATCTCCTGCAACGGATGGCTTGTTCCGCACAGTTGGTATGGGCGGAGATGCTGGTACCATTAAAGATATTGCTAAAGCGGGTCTGGTTATTATCGTCGGCGCCAACCCTACAGAGGGTCACCCTGTTCTAGCGACTCGCGTGAAGCGCGCTCACAAATTACATGGCCAAAAACTGATTGTAGCGGACGTGCGCAAACATGAAATGGCTGAGCGATCCGATATCTTTATGAGACCAAAACAAGGTACGGACCAAGTGTGGCTCATGGCCGTAACGAAATATATGATCGACCAAGGCTGGCACGATGAACAATTTATCAAGGAAAATGTGAACTTCTTTGAAGAATTCAAGGAAGTACTGAATCAGTACACATTAGAATATGCAGAGGAAACAACTGGCATTTCTAAAGAGACATTGATCCAAGTCGCCGAAATGATCCGTGATGCTGATGGCACTTGCATTCTTTGGGGTATGGGTGTCACTCAAAACACCGGCGGTTCTGATACATCAGCAGCGATTTCCAACCTGCTTCTAGCAACAGGAAACTACCGTCGACCAGGTGCTGGCGCTTACCCTCTTCGCGGTCATAACAACGTTCAAGGCGCATGTGACATGGGAACTTTACCGAACTTGCTTCCTGGTTATCAAAGTGTGACAGATGATGAAGCGCGGGCGAAATTTGAAAAAGCATACGACGTGAAAATCAATCCGGAACCAGGCCTTAACAATATTCAAATGCTTGACGCTATTGAAAAAGGCGAAATGAAAGCTATGTATCTTGTAGGAGAAGACATGGCTTTAGTGGACTGTAATGCAAACCATGTGCATGAAGTATTATCAAAGCTTGATTTCTTTGTCGTTCAAGATGTCTTCCTTTCCAGAACGGCTCAATATGCAGATGTCGTTTTACCAGCTGCTCCTTCTCTTGAAAAAGAAGGAACATTTACAAATACAGAGCGTCGCGTTCAGCGCCTATATCAAGTATTACCTCCTCTGGGAGAATCTAAACCTGATTGGTTTATTCTTCAAGAAGTCGCGAACCGTTTAGGAGCCAATTGGAATTACAGCCATCCGAGCGAAATCTTTGCAGAAATGGCTAGCCTCTCCCCTATTTTCGGAGAAGCAAACTATGATGTGCTTGAAGGCTGGAATAGCTTCTGCTGGGGCAGCCTAGATGGTAAAAATACGCCGCTTTTATATACAGATGGCTTTAACTTCCCGGATAAAAAAGCTCGCTTTGCTTTATATGACTGGGTGGAGCCGGCTGAATTCCCTGCGGAATATGATTGCCATATTAATAATGGCCGGATGCTCGAGCACTTCCATGAAGGAAACATGACAAATAAATCACAAGGAATCCAGTCAAAAGTGCCGGATATTTTTGTAGAGGTTTCACCTGAGCTGGCGAAAGAACGCGGATTGAAAGACGGTTCACTTGTTCGCTTAGTCTCTCCTTACGGTGCAGTGAAACTAAATGTCTTAATCACAGATCGAGTACAGGGTAATGAGCTCTTCTTGCCAATGAACTCGGTAAATAAAGACTCTGCCGTCAACTTCTTAACTGGACCGGCAGCAGATCACCGGACGAATACACCAGCCTATAAACAAACAAAAGTCCGGATGGAAGTATTGAAAGTGGAAGGAAAACATCCATTACCAAAAACAAATCCGCGCAACAAAAAACGCCATCCGCAAAACGGGGTTGAAGTAGAGCGGAAATGGAATCGTCCAGGATATGTTCATTTAACAACTAAGTAA
- a CDS encoding DUF2294 domain-containing protein: MSKKVHEFNDIIRKLRKDLFGKGPERIHTIFVDKMAISTLYGNLTPTEKFIAKTPEGISMVHAARTKMIQDVYSKATPEGMEELMEAKLLYLFSDIKIEEDMAVSVFIFDKNVN, encoded by the coding sequence ATGTCTAAAAAAGTGCATGAGTTCAATGACATTATCAGAAAGCTTCGCAAGGATTTATTCGGAAAAGGTCCGGAACGCATTCATACCATTTTTGTTGATAAAATGGCGATATCTACACTTTATGGGAATTTAACGCCGACGGAGAAATTCATTGCGAAGACGCCGGAAGGGATTTCGATGGTTCATGCAGCAAGAACGAAAATGATTCAGGACGTTTATTCAAAAGCGACGCCTGAAGGAATGGAAGAGCTAATGGAAGCCAAGCTTTTGTATTTATTTTCAGATATCAAAATCGAGGAAGACATGGCTGTTTCCGTTTTTATTTTTGATAAAAATGTAAATTAG
- the fdhD gene encoding formate dehydrogenase accessory sulfurtransferase FdhD, which produces MKGTEVSRQIIHVENNRAKTVEDTIVTEYPVTVKVNQEEFVTMVCTPEHIEDMVIGYLASENIIRRYSDITDLWIQEKEGFAHVTTNKLNPYYEKFQNKRYITSCCGMSRQGFVFVNDALTAKKMESVTVQITPDDCYRLMNEMQNSAVTFQKTGGVHNAALCDVNGVLISRMDIGRHNALDKIYGYCLKNNISIRDKVLVFSGRISSEILLKVAKIGCEIVLSKSAPTELALQLAEELGITAVGFIRNQSLNIYTHPQRIKVDVSS; this is translated from the coding sequence ATGAAGGGGACTGAAGTTAGCAGACAAATCATTCATGTGGAAAATAATCGAGCGAAAACGGTTGAAGATACGATAGTAACAGAGTATCCTGTAACTGTGAAAGTGAATCAAGAAGAATTTGTGACAATGGTCTGTACACCTGAACATATAGAAGATATGGTAATTGGGTATTTGGCATCAGAAAACATTATTCGCCGCTATTCCGATATTACAGACCTATGGATTCAAGAAAAGGAAGGCTTCGCCCATGTAACAACGAATAAACTCAATCCTTATTACGAAAAATTCCAAAATAAAAGATACATTACCTCCTGCTGTGGAATGAGCAGACAAGGGTTTGTATTTGTGAATGATGCGCTGACAGCGAAAAAAATGGAAAGCGTAACTGTACAAATCACTCCGGATGATTGTTACCGTCTGATGAATGAAATGCAAAATTCGGCGGTGACATTTCAGAAAACGGGCGGAGTTCACAACGCCGCATTATGCGATGTGAACGGTGTATTAATAAGCAGAATGGATATTGGAAGACATAATGCGTTAGACAAAATATACGGCTATTGTTTAAAAAATAATATTTCCATCAGAGATAAAGTGCTCGTATTTAGCGGCCGGATCTCCTCGGAAATATTGCTGAAGGTCGCCAAAATCGGCTGCGAAATCGTGTTGTCCAAGTCAGCGCCTACTGAATTGGCTTTGCAACTAGCCGAGGAATTAGGTATAACAGCAGTTGGGTTTATTCGTAATCAATCGTTAAATATTTACACCCACCCTCAGCGGATTAAAGTGGACGTCAGTTCTTAA
- the moaA gene encoding GTP 3',8-cyclase MoaA, whose translation MNDQVRDQLKRPLRDLRISITDRCNFRCRYCMPEEIFGANYSFLPSDKILSFEEIERLSSIFVSLGVKKLRITGGEPLLRRDIAVLIEMLSSIDGVEDIAMTTNGSLLKKHAKALAKAGLSRVSISLDSLNEERFLAMNGNRGKVKSVLEGIEKASEAGLQVKINMVVKKGVNEQDIIPMARYFKERNHPLRFIEYMDVGNSNGWRLDDVISKKEILHQVNSFSPIEPLAPNYEGEVATRYRYVEGGEEIGVISSVTDSFCSSCTRARISAEGKLYTCLFASDGTDLRHLLRSGLSDDEIAESIRNVWQHRSDRYSDERTSGTSSERQSKVEMSHIGG comes from the coding sequence ATGAATGATCAAGTGCGAGACCAGTTAAAGCGCCCTTTGAGAGACTTGCGGATTTCTATAACAGACCGCTGTAATTTTCGCTGCCGCTATTGCATGCCAGAAGAAATATTCGGGGCAAACTATTCATTCCTGCCTTCCGATAAAATACTGTCTTTTGAAGAAATTGAAAGATTATCCTCTATTTTCGTTTCTTTGGGCGTCAAGAAATTGCGAATTACTGGCGGAGAACCGCTTTTGCGAAGAGATATAGCAGTGCTGATCGAGATGTTAAGCAGCATCGATGGAGTGGAAGACATCGCGATGACGACCAACGGCTCTCTGCTAAAAAAACACGCAAAAGCCTTGGCTAAGGCGGGATTATCCCGCGTGTCCATTAGCTTGGATTCATTGAATGAAGAGCGCTTCTTGGCCATGAACGGCAACCGAGGAAAGGTGAAATCCGTGCTTGAAGGCATAGAAAAAGCATCCGAAGCCGGACTTCAAGTTAAAATTAATATGGTTGTGAAGAAGGGTGTCAATGAGCAGGATATTATTCCAATGGCCCGTTATTTTAAAGAGAGGAATCATCCGCTTCGCTTTATTGAATATATGGACGTGGGAAATTCCAATGGCTGGCGCTTGGATGATGTCATCTCGAAGAAAGAAATTTTGCATCAGGTGAACAGCTTTTCACCGATTGAACCGCTAGCGCCCAATTATGAAGGCGAAGTGGCAACTCGCTACCGCTATGTGGAGGGAGGAGAAGAAATCGGCGTGATTTCTTCAGTGACCGACTCCTTCTGTTCAAGCTGTACGCGAGCCCGGATTTCGGCGGAAGGCAAGCTGTATACATGTCTATTCGCCTCTGATGGAACCGATTTGCGTCATCTTCTCCGTTCAGGCCTCAGCGATGATGAAATCGCTGAAAGCATCCGCAATGTCTGGCAGCATCGCTCAGACCGCTATTCTGATGAACGGACAAGCGGGACGTCTTCAGAACGTCAGTCTAAAGTGGAGATGTCTCATATTGGGGGCTGA
- a CDS encoding formate/nitrite transporter family protein, with product MAFHKPDKIAEVSINAGVSKANLSIANMLILGFLGGAFIALGFLLDIRVIGNLPAEWGSLSNLLGGAVFPLGLILVVIAGGELVTGNMMSVSMALYARKISASQLARNWFWVTVANFFGAIFVAFFFGHIVGLTETGPYLDKTVAIAQAKLDDSFFQTFISAIGCNWLVCLAVWLAYGADDMIGKIFGIWFPIMAFIAIGFQHVVANMFVIPAAIFAGHFTWLEMVSNIVPAFLGNVVGGAIFVGMAYFLSYQKQKVQTSNLRKIS from the coding sequence GTGGCTTTTCACAAACCAGATAAAATAGCAGAAGTATCGATCAATGCAGGGGTATCAAAAGCAAACCTATCGATTGCCAACATGTTGATATTAGGTTTTTTAGGGGGAGCATTCATTGCTTTAGGATTTTTACTGGATATTCGGGTAATCGGAAACCTGCCTGCTGAATGGGGAAGCTTAAGCAATTTATTAGGGGGGGCTGTTTTCCCATTAGGCCTGATTTTAGTTGTGATTGCCGGCGGAGAATTAGTGACCGGCAACATGATGTCCGTGTCCATGGCATTATATGCTCGCAAGATTTCAGCGAGTCAGCTTGCCCGCAACTGGTTTTGGGTAACAGTGGCTAATTTCTTCGGCGCTATTTTTGTTGCATTCTTCTTTGGACACATCGTTGGACTAACAGAGACCGGACCTTATTTGGACAAGACGGTGGCCATCGCACAAGCAAAACTTGATGACTCATTCTTCCAAACATTCATTTCTGCGATTGGCTGTAACTGGCTTGTTTGTCTTGCTGTCTGGCTCGCCTATGGAGCAGATGATATGATCGGCAAAATTTTTGGCATCTGGTTCCCGATTATGGCCTTTATCGCCATCGGTTTTCAGCACGTTGTCGCCAATATGTTTGTCATTCCAGCGGCGATCTTTGCCGGGCATTTCACTTGGCTGGAAATGGTCAGCAACATCGTTCCGGCCTTCTTAGGAAATGTGGTCGGCGGAGCAATTTTTGTCGGCATGGCTTATTTTTTGTCTTATCAAAAACAAAAGGTTCAAACTAGTAATCTTAGAAAAATATCCTAA
- the moaC gene encoding cyclic pyranopterin monophosphate synthase MoaC yields MSEFTHWNHEGRPKMVDISGKDVTKRTAIAKSVVSISNELYEAVQRGQIKKGDPLQVAQIAGVMAAKKTSDLIPMCHPIMLQGTDFSFDYQKSSDGYELTIQVTVKCQGNTGVEMEALTAVSVAALTFYDMCKAVDKSMVIKETHLVQKTGGKSGDYFHDYS; encoded by the coding sequence ATGAGCGAATTTACCCATTGGAATCATGAGGGACGCCCGAAGATGGTGGACATCTCCGGCAAGGATGTGACCAAACGGACAGCCATCGCCAAAAGTGTCGTCTCCATATCTAATGAACTATATGAAGCGGTTCAGCGCGGACAAATTAAAAAAGGAGACCCGCTGCAAGTCGCACAGATTGCCGGGGTTATGGCCGCTAAGAAAACATCCGACCTGATTCCGATGTGCCACCCGATTATGCTGCAAGGAACGGATTTTTCATTTGATTATCAAAAGTCTTCTGACGGATATGAATTGACTATTCAGGTGACTGTGAAATGCCAAGGCAATACAGGGGTTGAAATGGAAGCTTTAACCGCCGTTTCCGTTGCTGCGTTAACTTTTTACGATATGTGCAAGGCCGTGGATAAATCTATGGTGATTAAAGAAACGCATTTAGTCCAAAAAACCGGCGGTAAAAGCGGCGATTACTTTCACGACTATTCATAA
- a CDS encoding molybdenum cofactor guanylyltransferase, which translates to MKIAGVVLAGGQSSRYGKPKMFEMYQGKYFYQHSLLAFKAQSLDPLIISTNTQLAPRFQESEAEIITEKEGEAFQGPLFALHNVMSKVEADWFFILASDMPFVTADFVKHMLRYTENKNCDVIVPVQSSKFQTLAALYHRRNFPVITQLLQNKKRSMMALLKQAAVKTVAFPDQQKDFININHSEDWLIYQAKP; encoded by the coding sequence ATGAAAATAGCAGGCGTTGTATTAGCCGGCGGACAGTCATCCCGTTACGGCAAACCTAAAATGTTTGAAATGTACCAAGGGAAATATTTCTATCAGCACAGTTTGCTGGCATTCAAAGCTCAGTCGCTTGATCCTCTCATCATTTCAACCAATACTCAGCTTGCGCCTCGTTTTCAGGAAAGCGAGGCAGAAATCATAACAGAAAAGGAAGGGGAGGCTTTTCAAGGGCCGCTGTTTGCGCTGCATAATGTTATGTCCAAGGTAGAAGCGGATTGGTTTTTCATCTTGGCAAGTGATATGCCATTTGTTACAGCTGACTTTGTGAAACACATGCTGCGCTATACGGAAAATAAGAACTGCGATGTAATTGTTCCCGTCCAATCCTCTAAATTTCAAACGCTGGCAGCATTATATCATCGCAGAAACTTCCCTGTTATCACGCAGCTTTTACAGAATAAAAAAAGAAGCATGATGGCTTTATTAAAGCAAGCAGCCGTAAAGACCGTTGCCTTTCCTGATCAGCAAAAGGACTTCATCAATATTAATCATTCAGAAGACTGGTTGATTTACCAAGCGAAACCTTGA